From Planctomycetia bacterium, one genomic window encodes:
- the hisI gene encoding phosphoribosyl-AMP cyclohydrolase codes for MSKVPAVFPDFSAGDGLLPAVAQDEATGEILMLAFMNAESFAETLATGRAVYYSRSRQRLWRKGEESGHYQTVSQILTDCDGDALVLKVRQHGRAACHTGRVSCFFREITPAGVRIIAEPIFDPAEVYGNKTLPSPGSTPTLLPPGALHKKS; via the coding sequence TTGTCGAAAGTACCCGCCGTTTTCCCCGACTTCTCCGCCGGCGACGGCCTGCTTCCGGCCGTGGCTCAAGACGAGGCGACCGGCGAGATCCTCATGCTCGCCTTCATGAACGCCGAGAGCTTCGCCGAAACGCTGGCGACCGGTCGGGCCGTGTATTACAGCCGGAGCCGACAACGCCTCTGGCGCAAAGGAGAAGAGAGCGGCCACTACCAGACGGTGAGCCAGATTCTCACCGATTGCGACGGCGACGCCCTCGTGCTCAAGGTGCGGCAACACGGCCGAGCCGCCTGCCACACGGGCCGGGTAAGCTGCTTCTTTCGCGAGATCACTCCGGCCGGAGTGCGGATCATCGCCGAGCCGATTTTCGACCCGGCCGAGGTCTATGGAAACAAAACTCTCCCATCTCCAGGATCGACCCCGACCCTTCTCCCGCCGGGGGCTTTGCACAAGAAGTCCTAG
- a CDS encoding glycosyltransferase family 2 protein gives MNPSLTVVLPLHNVESSLPTLLTELLEILPELTPRFDVVMVDDGSTDGTIDTAHELSLQFPQVQLLVHPTKLGAQEALRSALRYSQGETLLVCRDPAEFDPHELAKVWGSLTSAVAVAGMYETSGGVGTIPRLPAKSSATKPGAKAAESPLPDLLLVPRRLLLGWQQSGDRQGLLTHLRTSGFAMPMVAIRSRRSRAPSLATLAAGIRRGLQARPSGATARRAENAGRRTPASGGEHTKIDSPTGAQVRGPSYLMSRLRAFTWGE, from the coding sequence TTGAATCCCTCGCTAACCGTCGTCCTGCCGCTGCACAATGTCGAGTCGTCGCTACCGACCCTACTTACCGAACTCTTGGAGATCCTGCCGGAACTGACGCCCCGCTTCGATGTCGTGATGGTCGACGACGGTTCGACCGACGGCACGATCGACACGGCTCACGAACTGTCGCTCCAGTTCCCTCAGGTGCAGTTGCTCGTCCACCCGACGAAGCTCGGAGCGCAGGAAGCCCTGCGGAGCGCGCTGCGCTACTCGCAAGGAGAAACGCTGCTCGTCTGCCGCGACCCGGCCGAGTTCGATCCGCACGAGCTCGCCAAGGTTTGGGGCTCCCTGACGTCCGCGGTCGCCGTGGCGGGGATGTACGAAACATCCGGCGGAGTCGGGACGATTCCACGTCTGCCGGCCAAATCGAGCGCGACGAAGCCGGGGGCGAAAGCCGCCGAATCGCCGCTGCCCGACCTCTTGCTCGTTCCCCGGCGCTTGCTGCTCGGCTGGCAACAGTCGGGCGATCGGCAAGGGCTGCTCACGCATTTACGCACCTCCGGCTTCGCCATGCCGATGGTAGCCATCCGCAGCCGCCGGAGCCGGGCACCGAGCCTAGCTACCTTGGCCGCGGGGATCCGTCGCGGTTTACAGGCCCGACCGAGCGGCGCTACGGCTCGCCGTGCGGAAAACGCCGGCCGCCGCACGCCGGCCTCCGGTGGTGAACATACTAAGATCGATTCGCCGACCGGTGCCCAAGTGCGCGGCCCGAGTTACCTAATGTCGCGGTTGCGGGCCTTCACCTGGGGCGAGTAA